Genomic window (Peromyscus eremicus chromosome 12, PerEre_H2_v1, whole genome shotgun sequence):
ttattaaaactaaagttttttctgtttttgttattcAGTATAAAGAATGTAAGCAGTAGTTGAGAAACTGATTATGCGGTTTTGTACTTTTATCAGTATTGTTTAAAGTAACTGTTGTGCATATGCATTAAGTATTTTCCATTCTTACTTGCGTATAAAACATAACAGCTATCTATATAACTTAGTTGACTATGACAGTACTCTAAGACCTTACTGGTGTCTTTAGGCGATTCCTTAATATTTCTCATAAAAAACATATCATTAAAATTTGCTGTACCTCAAAATCATTCTAAAAATCTTTGTATGTTAGGTGTATTTgtaaaaacaaatattccatactCACATGGGTTGATTAATGAGCATCTGAGAGATAAGATGTGATGCTGACATCAACtctatcttattttaattttggtgATAATTTATTCATCTAAATCTCTTTTCAGTGAGCAGCCTGAGGTGGTGTGATGGAAGGAAACAGGACCCTGCTGACTGAGTTTGTCCTCAGAGGAATAACAGATCGTCCAGAGCTGCAAGTCCCCCTCTTCCTGGTGTTCTTCTTCATCTATGTCATCACCATGGTGGGCAACCTTGGTTTAATCTTTCTCATCTGGAAGGATCCCCATCTTCACACTCCTATGTACTTTTTCCTTGGAAGTTTAGCCTTTGCAGATGCCTGTACTTCATCCTCAGTGACTCCCAGGATGCTTGTCAATATCTTAGACAGTGGTAGAATGATTTCCCTCTTTGAATGCATGGCCCAATATTATGTTTTTGGATCCAGTGCAACTACAGAATGTTTCCTCCTGGTAGcaatggcctatgaccgctatgttgCCATATGCAACCCTCTATTCTATCTTGTGGTGATGTCCAACAGAGTGTGCACTTGCCTGATAAGTATTTCATACATAATTGGTTTTCTGCATCCACTTGTCCATGTAGGACTACTATTTAGATTAACATTTTGCAAGTCCAATATAATAGATCATTTCTACTGTGAGATCTTGCCACTTTATACACTCTCTTGCACTGACCCATCTATAAATGCATTAGTGGTTTTCATTTTTGCTGCTGTCATACAAGCTATTACCTTTATGAGTATCATAGTCTCCTATGCCTGTGTCCTCTTTTCTATCCTGAAAACGAAGACTGAGAAGGGCAGAAGCAAAGCTTTCTCTACCTGCAGTGCCCAtctgctctctgtctctttgttctATGGCACTCTTTTCTTTATGTATGTAAGCCCTGGGTCTGGACCAAGTAAATATAAGGATAAGATATATTCTCTGTTCTACACCATTGTAATTCCTCTGCTAAACCCCTTTATTTACAGCTTAAGAAACAAGGAAGTTTTAGGTGCTCTAAGAAAACTCATAGAGCCATAAAtgcttttcaaaaaattatttggtgtttaatatttaaatatatcaaaATTTCTAGTCTTGTATTATTACATATAGTAGGCTAATATACTGCTAAATAATGAAATGTAATTAGTCTGTGTTATTGTCATAGAAATACAGATTTCCTAATCATTAATGCACATTTTAAAGGCAGATatcaattatttattattttaaatccatACAGATGGATTAAAATTAACTCAGAAAATTAAATCACTTTGTAACATAACAAACTTTAGTGTTTACAGATGTATAAATTTTAATAGTAGTTTGAATTTCTATTTGAAGAGGAAATCCTATATTTGTATAAATCCTTTGTTTAAAATACGTTTATGCTCTCCAAAATGTGCTCAATATGTTTTACTACTTTTAGTGCATTGTTATTTAATGGTTAAAAGTGGTAAATGTAAGTTTATTTGTCATAATCACAGGAAAACATATATTCCATATTTGCTGCTCCGAAAGTTTTGATTTTAAGTGAAGCCCTTAATCCATGTGGTAACTTTGCTCATTGctcatagaatgtgtgtgtgtgtgtgtgtgtgtgtgtgagagagagagagagagagagagagagagagagagagagagagagagagagagagagagagagagagagagaggccagaagaacatATCAGTTATCTTGCTTTCTCATTCCAACTTagtgattttgagacaggatctctcacttaaTATCAGGGTCCTGTCCAGCAAGTCCCAGTGATACTCTGGTCTCCAGCCCCTACTGTGCTTTGGTTACTGGTGATCCTAACTTTTTACATGGatactggggattcaaactcaggtttaCACAACATGCTTGCACAGTAAACCCTATTACCTATTGATCCATCTTTCTAGTCCTCAAATTACCATTTATGTGAGGTTTAACAGTACTTTTAAGAGGTAAATATTTCTGTCACATTTATGAAAATTAtcaaattttaacttttaaataagtaaaaccatttaaagtattttaatataaCATAATTCTGAATCATTTCAAAactaattcaatttttaaaaattttacaggttttcatacaatatattttgctATATTCTACTCCTCCCCATCACTTCCAAGATATACTTCACCTCCTTATCTACCCAAATTCATTTTtcctcataaaacaaaacaataggaaAACAGCAACAAAGACAACACactcaaaaatatataatttagcaAGAGTTCTTCAAGTAGGAAAAATTGTTCCAAACATAATATTCTCCACTGTTGAGGTGATGACATTCTGACTAGGGAAGATTtcaaccctataggaaacatatgaATTTAGCATTAAGACATTTTAATAATGTCCTCATGGTGCTTGTATAAATTCTACTCAGTGTGTTTCAAATAATCCACTCCATGAATGAATAGAGcataaaaatctttgtttttcaagctagtttttttcttttaaaataaatataaaaaccttAATTTTGTAAGTGAAAATcaggattaatttttatttaattttgaccTAAGGAATATTTACTAGCCTTTAATTTAGTGAACTTAATCATATACACACTATCtttacattttatcttttatGCAATGTACAACAGAGTTAACCCTCCTAGTTCCATCCTTATGCACTTACATTTTGGAAAAATCCTTTACTGTTAGAGACAAACTAATTTACaatctaaaattattttccattccAAAATGCTTCCTTTTTCTGTTATTCTTAATCAAAATATGTTTCACAACgatcatttttatatttctttctgtctgatggtcctcttctgtctttattttgattaaaaatagACTTTTCTCATATAAAtacatcctgattatagtttctcttccctctgctcctccctgtatctccccacctccaccccaccagatacactccctttttgtctcttGTTAGAAAAGAACAAGCTTCTAAAAGATAACAATCAAAAAATGTCAAAATACAATACAAAAGATGATACAAAAATTTTCATAAGAAGCTGGGCACAGCatcccaacagaaggaaaagagtcccaagatcaggtacaagagtcagagacccacttgttctcatagtcaggagtcctataaaaacacaaaacttatAGCTATAATATATGCAAAGGAGCTAGTGCAGACTGATACAGgccctgtgcttcctatatgagtctctgtgagctcatagcTTAAAGAATTCAGAGGAACTTGGTCTTCTGGTCTTCATCCCTTCTGACTGAAAATCTTTCCACATCCTCTTCCAGGGGATTGCCTGAACTCTGAGAGGAGGGATCTGATGGAGACTTccaattactctctctctctctgcataatgtctggctgggGGTCTATGCACATGTTCCCATCTGCTCTCAGAGGAAACCACTCTTACGACGACTCGATAAGGCATTGATCTACACGTATAGCAGAATAACATTTAGTTAttaatcattttattcttttttaatgtttatttttttgacaagttgtatgatattttgcttattttctgacaaataaagcttgcctgtagatcagagggtggagctagccactagttaaccatagaggccaggggatggtggcacatgcctttaatcttagcatttgagtggctcagacctttttttttttttttggtttttcgagacagggtttctctgtgtagctttgagcctttcctggaactcacttggtagcccaggctggcctcaaactcagagagattcgcctggctctgcctcccgagtgctaggattaaaggcatgcgccaccaccgcccggcgagtggCTCAGACCTTTAATGCCAGCTTTGGAAGATCACaactttgatctcagcacttgggaggctaatatgtttgatcccagcactcaggagctggagacaggaatataagggaGAAATCGAGACAGGATCTTGgtcccctttcagtctgaggatttgaaGAGGTAAGATGTCACTAGAGgatgctcctttgcttctctgatctttcaggttattaccctgatatttttctggtttttattgataatacAATTAGGATCTCACTTCATGTGGTACCACACATAGAGCacgaattcacaaaaaagccacttgccctTAGCTTTGTAGCCACTGGCAGAGGCCTAAACTGCATGTGAGGGCTCCTTCCAGAGTGACCACCCCACTGGTtaggttttacttttttttctctgagcACTTTGAGTGAGTCTGGGATTTTTCTGTTTTAGCCTCTTTACAGCAAATGCCACAGACACTTGGGCTCCAAACACCACTGGAGTTAGCTGATTTTGCACATTCTCCCATGCAGTTGGTttgctctttggcttcttctttcctgtgggttgtgggctttccctcGATCCTCTCCTCAGGCTGCTGACACACAATGAGCAGCAGCTGACCTCAGCCAGGCTGAGCACCACCTATGATCTCTGCTCAGATGTGTTACACCTCACACTTCACCATCAacatcagcagatttggtgagacaattagGAATTCTTAAAGGGGAATTAGATAAAAAGAAAGCTTTTCCTATATTAAAAAATGTGAAACAATATTAtgatggagggagttaggtctctgtatgattacatactggatggtttaaaaatggaacaattaaatgaggggataatTAACTTAGCTGTGATTTACATAATGTTAATTGTAATCATTATTGGCTtgataattcttgttttatccctaaaaaagttggttgatatgagtgccaagatacagTAGGCCTTCAAGAAGGTTACTACTGATAATATGCAAACCTTAGAAAAAGTTAATATTCAAAAGAGACAAGCCCTAGAAAGGTTACTAGTGATAACATGCAAGCTTTGCAAATAATTACTAAGGCAATTAACACAATtttgactgataagataaaaGTTATAGaaatatttactgctgaagagagCAAAAGTTAACTGATAATATGCaaaccttagaaaaacttattattCAAATGTTACATaccttagaaaaacttactaaCACAAATAAAAGAGATATtcagacacagaaacagagaaatttAAAGAACCAACATCgccattacattataaaattagagaggaaaagCCCAGGGTTATCAAACAACCAACCTTaaatttatccagttaccatacAGGAACAACCACGAAATGACAAATATCCCCAAGACTATGGAAGCACTCACTGGACTCTTGTGgcaatgttagatttgaggagatttaagaaaGTCATAGTCTCTTAGGGTATGCAttcatcttttgtgaagcagatgatAAATTTATGGTCAACTAGTAAAATAATTGTTCCGTGAGACTGGAAAtacttggttacagcagtattgggATCTGGTCCTCAATTAGAGTGGAGGagctggtggaaagatgaggctaggaccattgaacaatgaagtagggctagaggtattgaaatccCCCTAggccaacttcttggagagggcaaTTATGTGGCTGTACAAAGACAATCTATATATGATGAATACACCATGACTGTATGATAtgggcagctttgaatgcttggaatAGAACTGAAGAAgttagaaagagaactgagtcaccTACtgaagttatacagggcccaaaagaaacctttactgatttttatttttacaaagattgaatTCAGTTGTAAATAGGACGATACCAAATTTAGAAGCTagataaataataattgaatttttggtttttgaaaatgcCAGTTCACAATGCAAgataattaggcctttaaaggcactATCAGCACTCATAAAGGAATGGATCCAAGAGACACTCAATATTGACtttcataaccatgatgatgcttagaTAGGAGATGTGATTTCTAGAGGTctggagaaaaatcaaaatgtcaggcaTTTTAATTGTAGCAACCAAGGTCACTTAAAAAGGGACTGTAGACAAGGCactcctagaaataatgttttttctaggaataatccaaacagaaggcccttGTCTTATGGAGTATGCAGAAGGGGTGGCAAAGGACCAGATTgcaccaatgaatgcagatcaacaagagacagacagggaaacaatttgccatcaggaaatgccTTGGGGGCCTCttacaggcccccatgtcaaatttgctTTAGTTATTCCCTGTTGCAGTAGAGGAAACTCatccccagagcaattaaaggatcTAATGCCTGTTGTAAAAAGCTGTACTGCTCTGGAAAAAAGAATAgctttaaaagattaaaaaaattcaggggaaaccataaagtgaatattttggcagacttgtATAAGTTATCAAGACCAAAGCTAAAGGTATGAATAAAAGATATTGTAATTGTAGGGCTTAAAGACACAGGAGACAGATGTAACCATAATTGCACccaaatcttggcatccaaattgaccTCTTCAgaaggtaaatgttcagcttttagggactggaactttatctcaggtaaaacgaGGCATGAGATAggttgaatgtatagggccagaaggacagagaggaaaataaaagccATATGTGGCCAATATAgtaatgaatttatggggacatgatttgttacagtaatggaaTACTCAAaataacattcctccaatctcataAATAAACAGTAAACTgacatgtttctgagaaaaatactAGAACATATTAcaaagaacagtcactgaccatcCAGGTtgtacaaaaacagggcacaaTAACTGTTGATCTTTcaaggtaccaacagccctacctttaaactGACTGACAAACCTATCTGGgtagaacaatggcctttgacattagaaaaattacaggccttagaacagttGGTACAGAAGCAACTAAATAAATGTTCAATATATTGAAGAATCAAACAGTTCTTGGAATTCtccaatattttaattaaaaagaaatcttgaaaCTGGAGAATAGTAGCAGATCTAAGAGCCTATTAATAAGGTGACTCAGTCTATGGGTTCTTTATAACCTGGAATTCCCCTGCATTCTCTATAACCTAAAGGATGGTCtgttatagttattgatttaaaagactgtttattCACTATACAtttacaagaaaaagatagagaaaaatttgccttcaaaGTGTCTACTTATATTTCTCATCctattaagagatatcaatggaaggttctcccacaagGGATGTCAAATAGtcccaccctgtgccaatattttgtacaacagccattggaaatgacTGTtgtacagtttcctcaatctataatttaccactGTATGGAcaatatcttattagctgattcaAATCTaaatactttagagaaaatgtttgaagaaataaagaaaattttgccttgttggggattataattgctccagaaaaaaatacaaagaggagattctattaattattattaatattattaattattattattattacctaggctataaaataggtttacaaaaaattcaactccaaaaggaacaaattaggagagatcagtTGCAGACTCTTAATGGCTTTCAAAAATTACTTGGAGACACTAACTGGCTACAGCCTACCATTGGATTAACAACTCAGGAAttgagtaatttgtttcaaactTTAAAGTGTGACAAGAACTTAAgtagagaattatcagctgacggtgagagagaattggctttaaaggaaaagaaattacaggatgcacatgtatATCATTTGGATCCGTAGCTTGATTGCACCTGGTTATTTTATTCTCTATACATTCCCCTACAgggattttaatgcagagggaagatattatcttagatatatgacagaagaaaaccaaaattgagGGACTATTATTGTCACAAATTTCTTACCCCTCAAACTCATTTTTTGACtctttaaatcttttctttagGTATAGTACTaccttaaaatttaaactttctgttttgatattaatGATGTTTAAGTATTCTACAGTGAATAATAAACTTTCCTAATAGCAGTCTCTGAAGCCTCCAAAAATATGATGGGGCCCTATAATGATGATTCCACTTGGATtttggtaatgccactaagctgattGAACAgtacccaaagattggctttgggctacaaactgctcaggacaatttcaaggtggctagctgagatggcctatcctcacagactattctagccaggacttgagacaagccctgcactttcccattacacagagactggataacaaatgatacagctagctcccAGGACTTTACAATTAATGCATTTTTTTCAGGGTCCTCTAAAGATGttgtcacccccagacagcaaaaattaattttaagaatatgatgcccatattaccaagaggtgggatgggtgttttttaatttttttttatttttctgtgggttatggatatttgtcattgtttagagggcttagttacaagttgttattggtaatggtcaggaaaaaatgttaacaaaagagagtagattcagggatcttgttctaaaaagaaataaGTGGGATATAGACATAGggaaaaaaggtagattactgaatctacttttaaaccaaaaaagcaactactagttttaaatattttacattgatatggatttttgtatattgatacaaatttaaggttatttttgttagaacatactgtacatacatttctactcttgttcttGTTGTATTGTATGCATAGAGATCAtctaacaatgtaatataaatttttaGTACCTTTAACAGGAAAGACAACATTCACAGTTCTAGTCATAGGTATTTTTCTTTCAACAAGAAatttatctaatttttaaaaaagttttaagtcTAAATATAATGGGAACTCAGAAGCTGCCCTTGTTAAAAATATCACCTTCTCATTTGGGCCTATAAGGTAACTGCATCTTTGTACTTTGGGTCAGATTCCTGTTGAGTCTATAGGCCTGTGAATCATAGCTGTTCATACTGCTCATTTCATGTCCCTTTAAAACTGAAGTGTGGAGAAATAAGCTCTTTCAAATCTTCAGTCACCTTGTAATCCAGGAATAGGTAAGTTTCACAAGATGGACCATCTTCCATATAGGGGTAATTTTCTCTGAAGGAGAGTCTGCACTCTGGGAATCAGGAATCACCCATTGAGAACCAGGTTGTCCTTTTGAGTAGTAGGGACTTCTCACCTTGTATGGTCAGAACAGAAACATTGGTCAATGTGCCCACATCTTGAACAGCATGCATAATTATGTAGATCTCTTTTAACTTTGTCTCAACTTTTTTCTATTCAAATTCAAAGCTCATGTCAGTCTCCTAAAGATGTACTTTGAGTTACTTACACATTAACATGGCTACATTGATAAACTTTCCTCTCCTTGGTAGTTACTGTTATTTAACTCTTCAATGGTGTGTTTCAACTGATGCAAAAGCTTGCTTGTTGATGTTGGTAGAGCAGGAAATAATCTAGTCACATTACAAATGAAAGGGAATTTGAGGTGATATAAAAATCTAAATTTATAAGAGTGCTGATTTATAAGCATTTTAGTGAAATGAGAACATGGAACAAACATAAGAAGACATATGTAGGCATATCCCTAAATGTCATGATCTCTGTTAAGGTAGACCATAGAAGAAAAAGATCCTAATACCACCTACTTGGATGAAAACCTTTAATTATGGAGTTTCTTAAGTCATCAGAAATCTGGAATTTGATAATCAATTTTAGATTAACTCATTGGTTTGCAGAACCTTGTTAATATATTCCAAATATTTTATGTGGGAATTGTAAGGATGTTAGGTTAGATACAAAGAGAGGCGTTAAAGATTATTAAGGTGACTGAAGATAGCCAAAGTTATTTTTGCTCTAGAGATGCAATGCTCAAACTCTATAATACAAATTTTGCCTTGCTACATTTAAATCTGGAGTTGTAGAATTTTTGAGTAGCTTTGTTGGAGCTCAAGGACAAAGATTCCTATGTCACTCTTGATGAAGGGTTTTGAAAGGAAATACACCTTGATTTTGCTTGAGAATCTCTTCTCTGTAGATCTTTTATTCTTTGGCTATCATTCTCTTCATTGCATTAATGCTAACTTCTTTGATGACTTGTATAATTTCAAGTGTTTATGGCACTCAGTGTTTGGAAAAATGATCTCTCTGAGACTTGCATGATTATTGCCATCAAGGAAGAGATGTTGCTCTGGTGACCAACAGAATGCctagtttatttttttcatttgcaataAAATAAGCACATCAACACAGTGATAGTTCATTCTATGGTAATAGCAATGAATCTACTAAGACTTTAAttgaaggaagtgagggagggtCAGCAGACACTTGTCTAAGATTCTACCCACTGCTCCTTTTGCATCTCAGGTACATGTGTGTTTGGCATATGCTAGGGTAGAAAGATGGTGGAATATTCACTAAATGTGGGGCCCCCAAATACCACTTCTATCAAGTAGTCACCCAGATGGACTGGATCTTTTCTGTgatgctcctgtaagtaaaccCTCACACACACGTCAAAAAACTCATTCTTTTACTAAGATGGACTGGAGTAGTCTGCAGTTAGTGCTATATCTGGAGCCAATAAATAGTACTTATGTCCTTCTGAGCAGAGTTagacaacatttttttaaaaaataaaatttatagtgTATATGTTTGAAGTTCATTATATGATGTTATGGCATACAGATAGAAAATTTCTACTCTGGAAAAGAATATTAATACAATTAACATGTCTGTCGTCATTCATATACTTTTTGACAAGAAAAACTAAGAACTTATTGTTAAAACAAAACCACGATTACTATACAATTTCACTGGCTTTTGACTATGTTTTGCTTTAGGCCTCAAAGCATGTTGGCCTTACACTTGCTGTCTTGTTGCTCTCTTTCTTACTCCTTTCCATTTATTCTCCCCTGATTTTAGGCTAAACTTGTATTTTCTATATCTGCATATttacattcttttatttaaaagaatctATTTGTAAAATAGGTCATGCAATAgtttcatttccatttctgtctTATTTCACTCAGCACACTATCACTCATGTTTATTTACATTGTGGCTGATAGAAGGAACTCTTTTTAAAACCTAAATAATAGTCAGTTGTATATTCAAATATACTTTCCATATGATTATTGCTGGATGTTTATGGCTTTTCTTTCTATAATTGCTGTTGTGTTTAGTACTAAAATGAATACCAGAGCATAAATATCACTAAAGTATTGATTCCGTATTTGTGGTCTATACCCAGTGTTGTTTGTCATATTGCAGTTCTAATTTATGATTTCTGTATGAACTGTGTAATATTCTCAGTAATGCTATGCTGTCTGGTTACATGTTATAAGGGCATTACTATAGCTTGTCACTAACTCTGTACTCTGGCagagatagaaaaataaacaatcatCCTTCTGATAATATCACACATTATAGATACAGAGGTCAGGACACTGAATCCTTCCACTCAGTCTGTGAGTGATGATTATGATTTGATGAATGAGTGGCTGTTGAAAAGCATTAAAGAAATCCTTGGAGAATTATTAAATTAGACCAATTCTGAGACTTTTATTAGCagacaaatccatttaggtcatgaaaatgaaaattaccaaacacatggattttttttaaaatataaatcgaATTTTGATTATAAAGTTTTGAAAACATCAAAAAAGAACATATTTTACTTTGGAAAATGGTATAAAATAAGCAATTTTAGCCAATGAATTGCTGTTTTCAGGAATTTCTCATTATGTTCAAAAATCAATACCTCCATAATCATTGTCATTGTAAGACCTATCCTGCAATGGTGgttacttttgtatttttaacCAGTTTCAATTCATGGATTCCTAGATCAAAATCTCTATCCTTTATATGAATAAATGTAGGTAGAacatttctctcccacctgcctattCTCAAATACCCAGTAGCtgtttcccaaataattgactctgaggcttaatattCCTTATAAATGCGTggttggtagctcaggcttattactaaatagctcttacacttaagttaatccataattcttatctaggTTTAGACACATGGCTTGATACTTTTTCTCAGTGCAGCgttctcatcttgtttcctctgtgtctggctggtgactcctgactctgcccttcctattcccagaatcctctgtgcctggctgtcccacctatactttctgcctggctaccagcctgtcagctttttactAACCAATGatagtaatacatattcatagcatacagaaggatGTTTTTCCATagtatttcctcctttttctctaattgtaaaggaaggttttaactttaacatagtaacattatatataacaaaaacagttattaagtaagaattacagtaacactatctaatccatttgcgtttggcaaaattagagaaaatacttaaatatctatcttggtgagtctaaagttacgtatataatttacttttattataactaaggaaaactataattataactatttagttttcaactccatcaaagaccgcagaaggatgaaatgtgaccaatgacagggacatcagtcttcct
Coding sequences:
- the LOC131922549 gene encoding olfactory receptor 5AC1-like encodes the protein MEGNRTLLTEFVLRGITDRPELQVPLFLVFFFIYVITMVGNLGLIFLIWKDPHLHTPMYFFLGSLAFADACTSSSVTPRMLVNILDSGRMISLFECMAQYYVFGSSATTECFLLVAMAYDRYVAICNPLFYLVVMSNRVCTCLISISYIIGFLHPLVHVGLLFRLTFCKSNIIDHFYCEILPLYTLSCTDPSINALVVFIFAAVIQAITFMSIIVSYACVLFSILKTKTEKGRSKAFSTCSAHLLSVSLFYGTLFFMYVSPGSGPSKYKDKIYSLFYTIVIPLLNPFIYSLRNKEVLGALRKLIEP